In Streptomyces sp. TS71-3, the following proteins share a genomic window:
- a CDS encoding ABC transporter substrate-binding protein, with the protein MATAVAASLTLTACGGDSGESSDGKVHLSFSWWGDSSRAKSTEAAIKVFEKANPKIEVSTQYAQFGPYNQKLATQMAGGGAPDLIQIDWGNQSQYARSNTLLDLASGPAKADFSGLDPKFASSGKDGDKQVAVPFGQTAQSFVVDETKLKSLGVPVPKPDWTWDDLADFGKAVHDRSGGKLSGISDPGTTWAAFQSWLYQQGKDLYTKDGKLGFTQADLEGFWNLCTSLRKSGAATPANQTATLANGPAEDPLAKGTTTAEWDYDSIYASHSAATKDKLVLLPLPAVGGKTGMYAKPSMLLSVYAGSKHPAEAAKLLSFLVNDPSAAKALGTSRGLFPNLKVRGDQASSATGPDKVVSDFEAASAAKLSPTPSAPPKGDGQLITLMQRIYGGVSFGQQSVSAGAKDFMAQARQALSK; encoded by the coding sequence GTGGCCACCGCCGTGGCCGCGTCGCTCACCCTCACCGCGTGCGGCGGGGACTCCGGCGAGTCCTCCGACGGCAAGGTCCACCTCAGCTTCTCCTGGTGGGGCGACAGCTCGCGCGCCAAGTCCACCGAGGCCGCCATCAAGGTCTTCGAGAAGGCCAACCCGAAGATCGAGGTGAGCACCCAGTACGCGCAGTTCGGCCCGTACAACCAGAAGCTCGCCACGCAGATGGCCGGCGGCGGGGCCCCCGACCTCATCCAGATCGACTGGGGCAACCAGAGCCAGTACGCCCGAAGCAACACCCTGCTCGACCTCGCCTCGGGCCCCGCGAAGGCCGACTTCTCCGGCCTCGACCCCAAGTTCGCGAGCAGCGGCAAGGACGGTGACAAGCAGGTCGCGGTGCCCTTCGGGCAGACCGCGCAGAGCTTCGTCGTCGATGAGACCAAGCTCAAGTCGCTCGGCGTGCCGGTGCCGAAGCCCGACTGGACCTGGGACGACCTGGCGGACTTCGGCAAGGCCGTGCACGACAGGTCGGGCGGCAAGCTCTCCGGCATCTCCGACCCCGGCACCACCTGGGCGGCGTTCCAGTCCTGGCTGTACCAGCAGGGCAAGGACCTCTACACGAAGGACGGCAAGCTGGGCTTCACCCAGGCCGACCTGGAGGGCTTCTGGAACCTCTGCACCAGCCTGCGCAAGTCAGGCGCCGCCACCCCGGCCAACCAGACGGCCACCCTCGCCAACGGCCCCGCCGAGGACCCGCTCGCCAAGGGCACCACCACGGCCGAGTGGGACTACGACAGCATCTACGCCAGCCACTCGGCGGCCACCAAGGACAAGCTGGTGCTGCTGCCGCTGCCGGCGGTGGGCGGCAAGACGGGCATGTACGCGAAGCCGTCGATGCTGCTGTCCGTCTACGCGGGCTCCAAGCACCCGGCGGAGGCGGCCAAGCTGCTGAGCTTCCTCGTCAACGACCCGTCGGCCGCCAAGGCGCTCGGCACCAGCCGCGGGCTCTTCCCGAACCTGAAGGTCCGGGGAGACCAGGCGTCGTCGGCGACCGGCCCCGACAAGGTCGTCTCCGACTTCGAGGCCGCGAGCGCGGCGAAGCTGAGCCCCACACCCTCCGCGCCCCCCAAGGGCGACGGCCAGCTCATCACCCTGATGCAGCGCATCTACGGCGGTGTCAGCTTCGGCCAGCAGAGCGTGTCCGCCGGTGCCAAGGACTTCATGGCACAGGCCCGGCAGGCGCTCTCCAAGTGA
- a CDS encoding carbohydrate ABC transporter permease → MSSTARLENPVPASAAPKRTHHRTTPARGLADRTAGYVFLLPWFAGLAVFTIGPLVYSLYLSFTDYNLLQPPRWVGFANFTEMFSADPRFYHAVRVTLIYVVVVTPVKLALALAVALLLNRRRAGVGLYRSLFYLPSLLGTSVAVALVWRSMFAQGGAVSNGLGSLGLPKTDFINSTTWSLPAIILLACWQFGAPMVIFLAGLKQIPAELYDAVAVDGAGTWGRFRNVTLPLLSPVIFFNVLLETINSFQAFTPAFIISNGSGGPADSTLFYTLYLYQRGFTDFRFGYASAMAWILLAAVAVLTAAMFRISRVWVFYSDGGSR, encoded by the coding sequence GTGAGCTCGACGGCCAGGCTCGAGAACCCGGTGCCCGCATCGGCGGCACCGAAGAGAACGCACCACCGCACCACGCCTGCCAGGGGCCTCGCCGACCGCACCGCCGGATATGTCTTCCTGCTGCCCTGGTTCGCGGGGCTCGCGGTCTTCACCATCGGCCCGCTGGTGTACTCGCTCTACCTCTCGTTCACCGACTACAACCTTCTCCAGCCCCCGCGCTGGGTGGGCTTCGCGAACTTCACGGAGATGTTCTCGGCGGACCCACGCTTCTACCACGCGGTGAGGGTCACCCTGATCTACGTGGTCGTGGTGACGCCGGTGAAGCTCGCCCTCGCCCTGGCCGTAGCCCTGCTGCTGAACCGCAGGCGGGCCGGTGTGGGCCTGTACCGCTCGCTGTTCTACCTGCCGTCGCTGCTGGGCACGAGCGTCGCGGTCGCGCTGGTGTGGCGCTCGATGTTCGCCCAGGGCGGCGCGGTCAGCAACGGCCTCGGCTCGCTGGGACTGCCGAAGACCGACTTCATCAACAGCACCACCTGGTCGCTGCCGGCGATCATCCTGCTCGCCTGCTGGCAGTTCGGTGCGCCCATGGTGATCTTCCTCGCCGGGCTCAAGCAGATCCCGGCGGAGCTGTACGACGCCGTGGCCGTGGACGGCGCCGGAACGTGGGGGAGGTTCCGGAACGTCACCCTGCCCCTGCTGTCGCCCGTCATCTTCTTCAACGTCCTGCTGGAGACCATCAACTCCTTCCAGGCGTTCACCCCGGCGTTCATCATCAGCAACGGCAGCGGCGGCCCGGCCGACTCGACGCTGTTCTACACGCTCTACCTGTACCAGCGGGGCTTCACCGACTTCCGGTTCGGCTACGCCTCGGCGATGGCCTGGATCCTGCTCGCGGCGGTCGCGGTGCTCACCGCGGCGATGTTCCGCATCTCCCGGGTGTGGGTCTTCTACTCGGACGGAGGAAGCCGATGA
- a CDS encoding carbohydrate ABC transporter permease has translation MSEQTTLRGGGPSAVAGRRPGAQRRSLLWHVLVIVAVLVVVYPVVWMIGTSFKPATEIVTSNRPWPLHGTLKNFSAGWGANPGVTFGHFFMNSLIISVLAVAGTLLSCSLAAYAFSRLSFPGRSALFGVMVVTILMPYHVLIVPQYAIFKTFGWINTDLPVVVPKFLATEAFFIFLMVQFMRGIPREIDDAARVDGCGPYRTFLWVLLPLTRPALITSAIFAFIWTWNDFFTQLVYFNNASKFTVPIGLSLFVDQTGMTSYGPMMAMSVLALLPVFLFFLAFQRLLVGGATSSGLKG, from the coding sequence ATGAGCGAGCAGACCACCCTGCGGGGCGGCGGGCCGTCCGCGGTCGCCGGGCGCCGCCCGGGCGCGCAGCGCCGGTCGCTGCTGTGGCACGTCCTGGTGATCGTCGCCGTGCTCGTCGTGGTGTATCCGGTCGTCTGGATGATCGGCACGTCCTTCAAGCCCGCGACCGAGATCGTCACCTCCAACCGGCCCTGGCCGCTGCACGGCACCCTGAAGAACTTCTCGGCGGGCTGGGGCGCCAACCCGGGCGTGACCTTCGGGCACTTCTTCATGAACTCGCTGATCATCTCCGTGCTCGCGGTGGCCGGCACCCTGCTGTCCTGCTCGCTGGCCGCCTACGCCTTCAGCAGGCTCTCGTTCCCGGGCCGCTCGGCGCTGTTCGGGGTGATGGTGGTGACGATCCTGATGCCGTACCACGTCCTGATCGTCCCCCAGTACGCGATCTTCAAGACCTTCGGGTGGATCAACACCGACCTGCCGGTCGTGGTGCCGAAGTTCCTCGCGACGGAGGCGTTCTTCATCTTCCTGATGGTGCAGTTCATGCGGGGCATCCCCAGGGAGATCGACGACGCGGCCCGCGTGGACGGCTGCGGGCCCTACCGGACCTTCCTGTGGGTGCTGCTGCCGCTCACCCGGCCTGCCCTGATCACCAGCGCCATCTTCGCGTTCATCTGGACGTGGAACGACTTCTTCACGCAACTCGTGTACTTCAACAACGCGAGCAAGTTCACCGTGCCCATCGGCCTGTCCCTGTTCGTGGACCAGACCGGCATGACGTCGTACGGGCCGATGATGGCGATGTCGGTCCTGGCGCTGCTGCCGGTGTTCCTCTTCTTCCTCGCGTTCCAGCGGCTCCTGGTGGGCGGGGCCACGTCGAGCGGGCTGAAGGGGTGA
- a CDS encoding DUF624 domain-containing protein, whose protein sequence is MSRVTGTGARAGTTGGHTPAASGTGRRAVVALGPERAEQVRMAAEAMAVGVLFALFSLPLVTAGAAWCAAAEVTAGWHQGREPALLRTFARTVRRDLLAGLVLEATVLALAAATWFEVRLVLASRLPGYPVEAAALALLGACAVAFVLLTVACRAAQGPVPGAGAWGAAVRTAVRQARLAPTTLVLVVAGCACVAALVAVIPAFAGFMAGPLAYAVSVVTARNRGEGSGGGAR, encoded by the coding sequence ATGAGCCGGGTGACGGGAACGGGCGCACGGGCCGGGACCACCGGCGGGCACACCCCGGCGGCCTCCGGAACGGGGCGCCGGGCAGTGGTGGCGCTGGGGCCCGAGCGGGCCGAGCAGGTGCGCATGGCGGCGGAGGCGATGGCCGTCGGGGTGCTGTTCGCGCTCTTCTCGCTGCCGCTGGTCACCGCCGGGGCGGCGTGGTGCGCGGCGGCCGAGGTCACCGCGGGCTGGCACCAGGGGCGGGAGCCCGCCCTGCTGCGCACGTTCGCCCGGACGGTCCGCCGCGATCTGCTGGCCGGACTCGTGCTGGAGGCCACCGTGCTGGCGCTGGCGGCCGCCACCTGGTTCGAGGTCCGCCTGGTGCTGGCGTCGCGCCTGCCGGGGTACCCGGTGGAGGCCGCGGCCCTGGCGCTGCTCGGGGCGTGCGCGGTCGCTTTCGTCCTGCTCACGGTCGCCTGCCGGGCCGCGCAGGGGCCGGTGCCGGGGGCCGGCGCGTGGGGCGCGGCGGTGCGCACGGCCGTCCGGCAGGCACGGCTCGCGCCCACCACCCTCGTCCTCGTGGTCGCCGGATGCGCGTGCGTCGCCGCCCTCGTCGCGGTGATCCCGGCGTTCGCCGGGTTCATGGCGGGTCCGCTGGCGTACGCGGTGTCGGTGGTGACGGCGCGGAACCGCGGCGAGGGCAGTGGGGGCGGCGCGCGGTGA
- a CDS encoding L-rhamnose mutarotase, with amino-acid sequence MERVCFLLRVRKERIEEYRRRHTEVWPDMLDALRSAGWRNYSLFLHDDGLLVGYLETDDFAAAERGMASADVNARWQREMAPFFEAPDGSTADDARVLLTEVFHLD; translated from the coding sequence GTGGAACGTGTGTGCTTCCTGCTGCGGGTACGCAAGGAGCGGATCGAGGAGTACCGGCGGCGGCACACCGAGGTCTGGCCGGACATGCTCGACGCGCTCCGGTCGGCGGGCTGGCGCAACTACTCGCTCTTCCTGCACGACGACGGGCTGCTCGTCGGCTACCTGGAGACGGACGACTTCGCCGCGGCGGAGCGCGGCATGGCGTCGGCGGACGTCAACGCCCGCTGGCAGCGGGAGATGGCCCCCTTCTTCGAGGCCCCGGACGGCAGCACCGCCGACGACGCCAGGGTGCTGCTGACCGAGGTGTTCCACCTCGACTGA
- a CDS encoding TetR/AcrR family transcriptional regulator gives MKREARTATGSPPTLWDRTRQLASQEILDTALRLFTEQGYDETTIAQIAREAGVSQRTLFRYFGTKEDLLGGDQDRFGQVLTGTISELPAEAGVWEALRAGVAAVLALHDSREQALERFRLLHNTASLRAGWLEKRLRFQEHLLPLIAARMDAAEGRADPRARAVIATAFACLDAASMTWVDNAGKGDIMDLYDECLAAVRA, from the coding sequence ATGAAGCGGGAAGCCAGGACAGCGACGGGATCGCCCCCCACGCTCTGGGACCGGACGCGGCAGCTGGCCTCCCAGGAGATCCTCGACACGGCTCTGCGCCTGTTCACCGAGCAGGGCTACGACGAGACGACCATCGCCCAGATCGCCCGGGAGGCGGGCGTCTCCCAGCGCACCCTCTTCCGCTACTTCGGCACCAAGGAGGACCTCCTCGGCGGCGACCAGGACCGGTTCGGCCAGGTCCTGACGGGCACGATCAGCGAACTGCCGGCCGAAGCCGGCGTCTGGGAGGCCCTGCGCGCGGGGGTTGCCGCCGTGCTGGCCCTGCACGACAGCCGCGAGCAGGCCCTGGAGCGGTTCCGTCTCCTGCACAACACCGCGTCGCTGCGTGCCGGTTGGCTCGAAAAGCGGCTGCGGTTCCAGGAGCACCTGCTGCCGCTCATCGCGGCGCGTATGGACGCTGCTGAGGGCCGTGCGGATCCGAGGGCCCGAGCGGTGATCGCGACGGCGTTCGCGTGCCTGGACGCCGCATCGATGACGTGGGTCGACAACGCCGGCAAGGGCGACATCATGGACCTGTACGACGAGTGCCTGGCCGCCGTGCGCGCCTGA
- a CDS encoding SDR family NAD(P)-dependent oxidoreductase, with protein sequence MPAPAALITGGTSGIGKATAELLHSRGYRVMVTGAGDPAGAGLPEDVIAVRADARSLPDIDHAIGQARRHFGSLDVLFLNAGVSRPGSIESTDEEAFDVLFDVNVKGHFFTLQKALPLLNEGASVVFTVGAGEGLGAAMTAAKGALVPLMRSLALELAPRRIRVNAVSPGLIDTPAYSRMGVSREMIDSWARDVPLGRVGAPADIAEAVAFLASDAAGYITGDNLTVSGGIGVHARA encoded by the coding sequence ATGCCCGCACCCGCAGCTCTGATCACCGGTGGAACCAGCGGCATCGGCAAGGCGACAGCCGAACTGCTCCACTCCCGCGGCTACCGCGTCATGGTCACCGGTGCCGGCGATCCCGCCGGTGCCGGACTTCCCGAAGACGTCATCGCCGTCCGGGCCGACGCCCGGTCCCTGCCGGACATCGACCACGCGATCGGCCAGGCGCGCCGGCACTTCGGCTCACTCGACGTGCTCTTCCTCAACGCGGGCGTCTCCCGCCCCGGCTCGATCGAGTCGACCGACGAAGAAGCCTTCGACGTCCTGTTCGACGTCAACGTCAAGGGCCATTTCTTCACCTTGCAGAAGGCGCTCCCGCTCCTCAACGAGGGCGCCTCCGTCGTGTTCACCGTGGGTGCCGGCGAGGGGCTCGGCGCCGCCATGACGGCGGCCAAGGGCGCTCTGGTGCCCCTCATGCGGTCCCTCGCGCTCGAACTCGCCCCCCGCCGCATCCGCGTCAACGCCGTGAGCCCAGGACTGATCGACACCCCTGCCTACAGCAGGATGGGTGTGTCCAGGGAGATGATCGACTCCTGGGCTCGGGACGTCCCGCTCGGCCGTGTCGGCGCTCCCGCCGACATCGCCGAAGCCGTGGCCTTCCTCGCCTCGGACGCCGCCGGCTACATCACCGGCGACAACCTCACCGTCTCCGGAGGCATCGGCGTCCACGCCCGCGCCTGA